In a genomic window of Chrysemys picta bellii isolate R12L10 chromosome 23, ASM1138683v2, whole genome shotgun sequence:
- the LOC101945584 gene encoding CYFIP-related Rac1 interactor A-like isoform X2: MGNLIKVLGKDLENCPHFFLDFENAQPTEAETAVWNQVNAVLEEAQTILAELQSYTGAGLEIREAIQNPNDLQLQEKAWNAVCPLVAKLKRFYEFSLRLENALRSLLEALTSPPYAPTQHLEREQALAKQFAEILHFTLSFDEFKMTNPAIQNDFSYYRRTLSRNRINNLQLDAESDVNNEMANRMSLFYAEATPMLKTLSNATTKFVSENKTLPIEDTTDCLSTMACVCRVMLETPEYRSRFTNTETLLFCMRVMVGVIILYDHVHPVGAFAKTSKIDMKGCIKVLKDQPSTSTEGLLNALRYTTLHLNDDTTSKQIRALLQ; encoded by the exons ATGGGCAACCTGATAAAGGTATTGGGCAAAGATTTAGAAAACTGTCCTCATTTTTTCCTGGATTTTGAAA ATGCTCAGCCCACAGAAGCCGAGACAGCTGTGTGGAACCAGGTCAACGCAGTGCTAGAGGAGGCACAGACCATCCTGGCTGAACTGCAGTCCTACACGGGGGCTGGCCTGGAGATTAGAGAG GCAATCCAAAACCCCAATGACCTCCAGCTCCAGGAGAAGGCCTGGAATGCAGTGTGCCCTCTAGTGGCAAAGCTGAAACGCTTCTATGAGTTCTCTCTTCGACTGG AGAACGCTCTGCGCAGCTTGCTGGAAGCTCTGACTAGCCCGCCCTATGCCCCGACTCAGCACCTGGAGAGGGAACAAGCCCTAGCAAAGCAGTTTGCAGAAATCCTACACTTCACCCTCAGCTTCGACGAGTTCAAG ATGACCAACCCTGCCATCCAGAACGATTTTAGCTACTACAGAAGAACCCTCAGCCGAAATCGCATTAACAATTTACAG TTGGATGCCGAGAGTGATGTTAACAATGAAATGGCCAACAGGATGTCTCTCTTCTACGCAGAGGCCACGCCTATGCTTAAAACTCTAAGCAACGCCACAACCAAGTTTGTTTCAGAG AACAAGACCCTCCCCATTGAGGACACAACTGACTGTCTAAGCACCATGGCCTGTGTCTGCAGGGTGATGCTGGAGACGCC GGAATACAGGAGCCGGTTCACCAACACCGAGACCCTTCTCTTCTGCATGCGAGTGATGGTTGGAGTCATTATCCTCTACGATCACGTTCACCCCGTGGGGGCTTTCGCAAAGACCTCCAAAATCGAT ATGAAAGGATGCATCAAAGTCTTGAAAGATCAGCCTTCAACCAGCACAGAGGGGCTCCTGAACGCACTGAG
- the LOC101945584 gene encoding CYFIP-related Rac1 interactor A-like isoform X1 yields MGNLLKVLTYNDLEQGPNFFLDFEHAQPTEAETAVWNQVNAVLEEAQTILAELQSYTGAGLEIREAIQNPNDLQLQEKAWNAVCPLVAKLKRFYEFSLRLENALRSLLEALTSPPYAPTQHLEREQALAKQFAEILHFTLSFDEFKMTNPAIQNDFSYYRRTLSRNRINNLQLDAESDVNNEMANRMSLFYAEATPMLKTLSNATTKFVSENKTLPIEDTTDCLSTMACVCRVMLETPEYRSRFTNTETLLFCMRVMVGVIILYDHVHPVGAFAKTSKIDMKGCIKVLKDQPSTSTEGLLNALRYTTLHLNDDTTSKQIRALLQ; encoded by the exons ATGGGGAACCTTCTTAAAGTGTTGACTTATAACGACCTTGAACAAGGCCCTAATTTTTTCCTTGACTTTGAAC ATGCTCAGCCCACAGAAGCCGAGACAGCTGTGTGGAACCAGGTCAACGCAGTGCTAGAGGAGGCACAGACCATCCTGGCTGAACTGCAGTCCTACACGGGGGCTGGCCTGGAGATTAGAGAG GCAATCCAAAACCCCAATGACCTCCAGCTCCAGGAGAAGGCCTGGAATGCAGTGTGCCCTCTAGTGGCAAAGCTGAAACGCTTCTATGAGTTCTCTCTTCGACTGG AGAACGCTCTGCGCAGCTTGCTGGAAGCTCTGACTAGCCCGCCCTATGCCCCGACTCAGCACCTGGAGAGGGAACAAGCCCTAGCAAAGCAGTTTGCAGAAATCCTACACTTCACCCTCAGCTTCGACGAGTTCAAG ATGACCAACCCTGCCATCCAGAACGATTTTAGCTACTACAGAAGAACCCTCAGCCGAAATCGCATTAACAATTTACAG TTGGATGCCGAGAGTGATGTTAACAATGAAATGGCCAACAGGATGTCTCTCTTCTACGCAGAGGCCACGCCTATGCTTAAAACTCTAAGCAACGCCACAACCAAGTTTGTTTCAGAG AACAAGACCCTCCCCATTGAGGACACAACTGACTGTCTAAGCACCATGGCCTGTGTCTGCAGGGTGATGCTGGAGACGCC GGAATACAGGAGCCGGTTCACCAACACCGAGACCCTTCTCTTCTGCATGCGAGTGATGGTTGGAGTCATTATCCTCTACGATCACGTTCACCCCGTGGGGGCTTTCGCAAAGACCTCCAAAATCGAT ATGAAAGGATGCATCAAAGTCTTGAAAGATCAGCCTTCAACCAGCACAGAGGGGCTCCTGAACGCACTGAG